In Tachysurus fulvidraco isolate hzauxx_2018 chromosome 5, HZAU_PFXX_2.0, whole genome shotgun sequence, the genomic stretch TCCTTTGGAATCCTATGTTAGACCTGTGGTATCTAATTTAGCCTTTAAAATGGATGTTGATCTTAAATTGGATAGCAAAATTATGCATTGGTGAAGTCCAGCTTTTTTCACCGAAGGCGCCtggcaaaaataaaacctcGTGTCCTGGCAACAATTTGAGAAGGTAATCCATGCCTTTATTACATCTcgactggattactgtaacacactctatatCGGTCTTAGCCAGTCTTCTCTGTCTCGCCTTCAATTAATCCAAAATTCTAGTGCGCATCTTTTGACTGGTTTGAAGGAAATATGACCATATAACACCAATTTTGGCCTCACTGGCTGTATTATAGGGTTCAGTTTaaagtgcttttatttattttattttttttaatctttaaatagtCAGACCCCGACATACCTTACGGAACTGCTTCACCCCTACAGTCCTGCCCGTTCGCATAGGTCAGCTGATCAATAGCTTCTTGACACCAAAAGGTCAAAGTGGAAGCAAAGAGGAGACCGAACCTTCTCTGTTGCTGCTCCTAGGCTATGGAACTTGCCTCTGTACATCGACAGGCACCCACTGTTTCcttatttaaaaacacatttctattccctgatttttgtttaattctgaattattgctgttattattttattttgttactatttaattctttgtattttatgatgtacagaactttgtgttcagctttgtcttttttttgttttaaaagtgctttataaataataataataataataataataattattattattattattattattattgttatccatttcttaatatttaataaaatatttttttctagctTTGAAGAAGAGACTAGaagtaaatgtataaattgtGCATTGTGTTACACAAAGGGATAATCTACAGAACCGACAGAATCCACAGACGTTTTGTGTTTCTTGATCTAAAGCAAGTGGTGGTTTATAGTAGTCATATACAAGGGAAATATGGTATGATTGCTGACTTCAAAACAAGTGTGGAAAATAGGATCAGAATCAGAGCCTattgtgtgttcatgtctttTGTCTCTATATGATGTGACCCTAAGCTTAAAGCTTCAACCATAATGGAATCCTAATGCTAACAAGTTACTGATAAACATGTGATGGGGTCTAAAGAAGAAGGAGATGCTACATTGCAATCTGAGAAAGATACTCACGTGAGTAGGGAGCGAGGAGGGAAAATAAAAGCACCCTCGGTGATCCGATCAATGAGATTAAGTGGAATTCTCTGAATCTGCTCGCAGTTTAGCATGATGAAATCGTATTTGCTGATGAGGAGAGACCTCTCAGTGATCAACACCAATCGCTCTTTTTCATTGTTCCAGTGATCAATCCTGGGGAACAAAGAAACATACAGAATACATATTTAAGCTAATtcagtaataaatacataaataactcTTGAGTACTCTCTTTagtaatgtgatgtgatggtcTTTACTGGTCTACATTCACACAaccaaaattcattcattttctaccgcttgtccgaacttcttgggtcacggggagcctgtgcctatctcaggcatcatcgggcatcaaggcaggatacaccctggacggaattccaacccatcgcagggcacacattcacacacttattcactcacgcaatcatacactacggacaattttccaaagatgccaaatcaacctaccatgcatgtctctggccggggggaggaaaccggagtacccggaggaaacccccgaggcacagggagaacatgcaaactccacacacacaaggcggtggcgggaatcgaacccccaaccctggaggtgtgaggtgaaacgtgctaaccactaagcccccacATCCAAAATTCTTCATCAAAATACAAAGACACTGAGgaaaaaagttaaattaaaaaatgacagaTTAGGGATGAAGGTGTCGGTGACAGCACTGGGAGTATGAAACCCTGTGACAGATGAGTCGTGTTTCAATCTATTCAGATTTCTGGGATTACTTAGCATATATTTGCTGAACACATCTTCAGGGAACTTCGGGATAAATTCAGTGCAAACAGAGTAATTACATCTCAAACTGTGACACAAAGAAAACTAAGCCACTGCACATCAAGTCTGACTAAAATACACAGTTGAAAACAATGTTATTATAGGAAAGCACACAGATGACCACTGTGTGATTCTTAGAAATTAGGACCATCTGATGCTGTGGGTTTTCCCTGGGAATTTTAACATGACTGCTCAAGAGGTTTACATGAAACTGTAATTCAGCAGTCAGGGTGGTGTATTCTGACAGTAAGTTATTTTGAGGTAAGACAAATATACAAAACCTCTCAATTATGTACATACTCTAAAAGCTTCAATATTTCATGACATGCCTTCAGGAAAACCTCATCAAATATTTACGGTGCATTTTTAGTTCCCAGAACACAAAAGTAAGAGTTCAGAAGATGAAACACTGATACATAAACCCTGGATGTGACTGAACTTTGTGAAACAACGATAAagttaaaagaagaaaaaaaaatagtgtgttCTTGTCTCATTTCCTGGCTGTCACAGCTATAAGCCggagaagagaaaataaaagagaaatttaAAAGCTGTTTTCTAATGGAAAttaatttcatctttttttactGGGGTGTGTGTTACTCTAAAGGATGTCAGTGACTTGTTCTAGATCCAGATAGATGTACAATGAGAGGAAGAAAACGAGTGAGACACACATCCAAGTCTCATATTTGGCACCAGAGTCTGATTCACCCTGGATGGGACGCCGACCTGTTACAAGGCAGTCATTTATACCTTTAACAAAGCCAAACTATCTACCTTCATAGTTTTGGACAGTGAAAAGAAACTAGAGACCCGGGTGGAAATCTACATGAACATAGAAGAAGAAtatgtgaaactccacacagacagtaaccagaGCTCAGGGTAGAATCAGTGAACCTGTCAAAACCCTCTGTGTCAACATGTCACTCGATTTCCTCATATATTactacaatattttatttactgttttttagTAAATTACTAAGGCATATCAAGTGATATCCCCTAATGTTATACAAACGATATCCCCTAACATCATACAAacgatgttccctaatggaagtgGCCTCTTTTAGCAGCATAATGCTCCCTGACATACTGCAAACACTGTGTGGGAATGACTGGAGGAACATGACAGTGAACATGAGCTCAATTTGGAACATGAGTTCCAAATTCTCAAAGATCTCAATCCGttcgagcatctgtgggatgtgctggacaaacaagtctaaCCCATGCTCCCAACTTACAGGATCTGTTGATAAAATCTTgatgccagataccacagcacaccttcagaggtcttgtggagtccttGCCTCGACGGGCCACAGCTGTTTTTCGGCTCAAGTAagatggttttaatgttatggctgataggtgtgtgtgtgtatctattgGGCTGGGGAAAATGCAATATATTATTCATACTCATGTGGCAAGCTCTTAAAAGAATTTCCTGAAAGCTTGTGTCCAGTGATAGAAGCTGACATCCGCCTGCACATTTAGCAGAACCTCCCTCAGCAGCTCCgctttactgtatatttctcTTTAATAATTTCCTGCACATCTGCGTTATGTACAGAAACGCATGACGGAATGATGAAATGTCAGCTGCAACCCTGCAGCTTGGAATATTGTGTAAGATAAGTTCAATATTACTGCTTGGCGAGTGTGTTAGTTTTGCATTGTCGCCACATTATATGACacagtttgtgtgtgggcttggAGAAATGTGTCAGAGGTTATTGGGTAAAAGGAAATCTTTAGCTCTAAAGTGTTCAGAATGATTTGTTTACCATTTCCATAGAGGCTTCCTCCTTGTCACATAGTCACCTGCACAAGTTTAAAAAGATGATGCAATCGCTATATCTGAAGTTGCAAGAATAACACAGTCTCTAAAGTACACTGGGCGGTTTAAAGTCATAAGGTTTATACTTTCTGTACTTCATTTAGCTTGACGAATTCTTATGAAAATTTTCCAACAAAGGTCTCACCAAACCAACCTCAATGAAGGGGTTCTAGATAACACACATAAAATACTGAACAGGAAGTTCTTTCTAAAACAGTTAACGATGTCTTTCAAATAGGAACATGGGTGCAATTGTACAAtcttattttgaaaaaatacaGCAGATAAACTCTTAACTAGCACCTAATACCATACTGCAAAAAAGCATACTGATGATCTACACAATAAAATTCCAATCAGTTAAAGGCAAAGCAATAACACTGTGAAGCAATTATACCAGGGTGTGGTGGCATACATACTGAGCATAGAGTATACAAAACTCATATTTTATAATGACAGGTTTTGctcttttattaataataacaaaagaagaACATACTCAACCAGCAGCCAAACGCTCAGGACAGGACCGTCCACCTTCGGGTCTACCAGCGATTTGACGTCTTCAATTGCATTGTCTAGAGTCCCAGGCTAAACcaataaaccaaaaacaaataTCGTCAGTTAATGCGGTGAGAAGGTGTACTTGGCGATTAGGACCACCCTATTAGGTCTGTTCACTGATAAGCTGTTACTGTTAATGCTTCTAATATTTCATGAAAAATAGGATTGTCTATGGGACACAAAACATTATACTAGGATAAACAACACGAACTCACTTCATGCATAACTAACtggattttagattttaaataaataattaacacagGACATTATCGTTGTGTAATTATGTAGTATTTTTATATCTATAACactgataaacattattttatgaatcacttttttgtaaatattttgtgtttttgtgactTTAACAAAAAATGCTAAACAGAAACCTGGGAGGTGTTGAATTTGAAATTGCTGTgcgtatttttttatttttatttttttacttcagaCAATTCTGTTACTGCAAAATGGCTATGAACCATGTCTGGGTTAGTTGCCAGGCAAACAGGATTTGATTACCAAATTCTGCGAGGTCGACGTGGAGAAACACCAGGTAGCTAGATGTAAGTAGgtggtgcttgtgtgtgtgtgagtgtgtgtgtgagtgtgtgaacgataaaggaaggaaggtaCTGTAAGCTCTTTGGACTTACAGACACATGACTAACTATATTTACTATGGGTGGGTAGTGGATCACTTCATTGTTAGACCTGAGTGAACTTTACCTAAACAACACACATAAAGCTTTGCTTTACTGATCTCCTGCAAAAAACTGTACAGTTTGTAATTTTATCTAATAAACAAGATCCTTTATATTACCCGAAGGACAAAGAATCTCTTGAGCTTGAACTggttcactgctgtgttccaCCTTTCTCCTGGATCTGCattggtggttgtggtggtggtgctggatgCTGGTGGCAATGTCTTCTCTTCAGTCTTATTGCTGTGAGTGACAGCTGAAGATGGGGCACTGGGGTGGGATTGAAGGTCCTCGGGGACTGCGTTAGGTGAATCAGCTTCATGCTGCTCAAGCTTCACAGATTTAAACGTCTCCTCGTCTCTTTCTGACATTGCGATGCTTATTTACCCAGGGTGAGTCTGAAGATCTAAAAACAAACTGGTATGGAAGTAGACaaacaaagagacagaaagatagaaacagagacaaacaaacagagatggacagatagagataaacagatgcacagtaacagacagacacaaacacacagacacacacaaacacagacaaaggcacgcacacacacacacacacacacacacacacacacacacacacacacacacacaggaagacaAGCAGTAAGCTTGGTATCACATGGGCTCCAGttgtaacatttaaaacaaactttTCAGCTGCcgactttaaaacattttttttttacatttttaaataattattcatcATTGTATAATTTCCGTTGTTTGTTCTTTAatgttttagcattttatttaaatacgaCATTTCCTAGAGAAGCAGTTTTAAAGGAATTGTGAAATCCGTGCAAAAGCTTCAGAACTTCTGCACAAAGAACACATGGATTAAATAATAAGTGAAAGCTTTTCAAAGACCTCAATCCAATATTGTAACTAACAGAAAAATGAAACAACATCTTCTTCCGTTGTTGTTCAGCACACGATCTGTCACTtctacacacgtacacactctgGGGCTTTAAACACGTTTAACTGCAAGATCTAGAACCAAAACGCAAGAGACTCGATTCTGGTGAGTCTTTAAATAAAAGCcataaaaaagtaaacacttACCGGCCTCTGGCTCCAGAAGTTTTATCGATACAACACAGTAACAGGTGCAATagatttctcttcctttttccgGGTTGTTTAAGCAGTGGGCGTGgccaaataaagaaatacatgtCTGTCACAACTCTATATGTCTAGTCTCTGACTCTATATGTCCAGTCTATAACTCTATATGTCTAGTAAACTCTATATGTCTAGTTTGTAACTCTATTTGTCTAGTCTATAACTCTATATGTCTAGTAAACTCTATATGTCTAGTTTGTAACTCTATTTGTCTAGTCTATAACTCTATATGTCTAGTAAACTCTATATGTCTAGTTTGTAACTCTAGTCTATAACTCTCTATGTCTAGTAAACTCTATATGTCTAGTTTGTAATTCTATATGTCTAGTCTATAACTCTATATGTCTAGTAAACTCTAGTTTGTAACTCTATATTATCTATAACCTCTTTGtctagactataactctatgtCTAGTAAACTCTATATGTCTAGTTTGTAACTCTATATGTCTAGTCTATAACTCTATATGTCTAGTAAACTCTAGTTTGTAACTCTATATGTCTAGTCTATACCTCTATATGtctagactataactctatgtCTAGTAAACTCTATATGTCTAGTTTGTAACTCTATATGTCTAGTCTATAACTCTATATGTCTAGTCTATAACTCTATATGTCTAGTTAACTCTATATGTCTAGTTTGTAACTCTATATGtctagactataactctatatgtCTAGTAAACTCTATATGTCTAGTCTATAACTCTATATGTCTAGTCTATAACTCTATATGTCTAGTTAACTCTATATGTCTAGTTTGTAACTCTATATGtctagactataactctatatgtCTAGTAAACTCTATACATTATGTCTAGTCTGTAACTCTATATGTCTAGTCTATAACTCTATATGTCTAGTCTATAACTCTATATGTCTAGTCTGTAACTCTATATGTCTAGTCAactctacagtatatgtttagTCTGTAACTCTATATGTCTAGTCTGTAACTCTATATGTCTAGTCAACTCTATTGCCTAGTATATAACTCGATATGTCTAGTCTGTAACTCGATATATCTAGTCTATAACTATATGTGTCTAGTTGACTCTATATGTCTAGTCTGTAATTCTATATGTCTAGTCTGTAACTCTATATGTCTAGTCTATAACTCTATATGTCTAGTCTATAACTCTATATGTCTAGTCTGCAACTCTATATGTCTAGTTTGTAACTCTATATGTCTAGTCTGTACCTTTATATGTCTAGTCAACTCTATATGTCTAGTCAACTCTATATGTCCAGTCTATAACTCTATACTTTATGTCTAGTCAACTCTATATGTCTAGTCTGTaactctatactgtatgtctagtTTGTAACTCTATATGTCTAGTCAactctacagtatatgtttagTCTGTAACTCTATATGTCTAGTCTGTAACTCTATATGTCTAGTCAACTCTATATGCCTAGTATATAACTCTATATGTCTACTCTGTAACTCTATATGTCTAGTCTATAACTCTATGTGTCTAGTTAACTCTATATGTCTAGTCTGTAACTCTATATGTCTAATCTGTAACTTAATATGTCTAGTCTATAACTCTATGTGTCTAGTTAACTCTATATGTCTAGTCTGTAACTCTATATGTCTAATCTGTAACTTAATATGTCTAGTCTGTAACCCTATATGTCTAGTGTATAACTCTATATGTCTAGTCTATAACTCTATATGTCTAGTCTGTAACTCTATATGTCTAGTCTATAACTCTATATGTCGAGTTAACTCTATATGTCTAGTTAACTCTATATGTCTAGTCTAGTCTCAGATGTCTATAATGCAAATATGCATTGTGACCTACAGTATACATATGcacattactgtatatacatctaaaaaacaaacagccagGACATTTACAAAACACAGTAAATTAACAGGTTATTTGCTTTAATATGATGATAAATAGAATGTATATAAtgagtgtgatttattttgtaaagggAAAATATAATGAGATATACTGATGTAATATAATGGTTACTGTACAGTGATAACTGAAATAATGATTCAATAGTAAATCTGCTATGCTACTACGTAGGGTGTGTGGTaaactagtggttaaggtgttgggctaccaatcggaaggttgtgagctccaTCCCAGGTGCCCCtgttgggctcctgagcaaggctccTTAACCTTCAATTTCTCAgtggtattaaaaaaattagattagaagtttctctgaataagggcatctgccaaatgctgtaaatgcaatgAAGTTTTCATAGTTTTTCTTAAagagttgtcttttttttataaaaagaatatttcatgtattcttttattttattaattttcaaTTAGTGCTTTATTTTGGTCAGGGTTGTAGTGGATACGGGGAAAGTCCCAGAACACTATACATGAAGTgataatacacaataaatagGAAGTTAATCCATTGCAGGGGCACAATGCACATACATATTCAAATATACAACCTTTTTAACATATTCAGTTCACCTAGCAGGATGTTTTTAGAGGTAGGGGGTCattggagaacctggaggaaacctgcACAGACACAGCTTATGTCTGAGCAGGAAATCCTGGCGCTCTGAAGCAGCAACACATACAGCTTATGTGGGAGGTTAGTTCATGAAAATGTTAccaaatctgttttatttcttttttttcttcttttttttgaaaTTCGATTAGGTATTGCATACACATTTGTCATACTCTCATACCTTAATATAGGAAGCATGCATATGCTTAACTGTGGTCACTTGTCTTGTCACACCACATTATGGatgcacactctcacatacatactgtatcagTCACCCAGAGTGACATTTTGTCTATAAACCTGAGCATATCACACCCATACTCTTAAATGTGAACAAACTAAAATGAAACTCATAGTACATCGATGACCAATGAGATAAATCTGATCACCAGTAAATTCAATCCCCATCACATATATGATGGATTACATTtactattaaaaagaaaaagaaaaaaaggaagaatccGTGAAAGAGCTCAGCCTTCCACAGCCACTAGCCAGAAAATGGGGATATGGAACTTGAATGGTTAAGACACCATGCTTTTTAGACATGCTGGCTGCAATCGCATTGCTTCGGTTACTCCTATTTAACACCTTTGTTCCAGCACATTCATGCTTTTCTATAAATAAGCAAACCTTCACCTTGCAAATAAATACACTTTAGCTGTCAATCGACTGAGTGGGATGTTGTG encodes the following:
- the tprg1 gene encoding tumor protein p63-regulated gene 1 protein, whose protein sequence is MSERDEETFKSVKLEQHEADSPNAVPEDLQSHPSAPSSAVTHSNKTEEKTLPPASSTTTTTTNADPGERWNTAVNQFKLKRFFVLRPGTLDNAIEDVKSLVDPKVDGPVLSVWLLVEIDHWNNEKERLVLITERSLLISKYDFIMLNCEQIQRIPLNLIDRITEGAFIFPPRSLLTREGEGLRVFWDKLREPSVTSRWNPFATDYPYTTLTYHPVHNANETVSKICELQSFKDQLAAAAQKAHSLNPLPGKANGVMILSQPILIEAYVGIMSTLGNQNKLGYCLARGNVGF